The Sporosarcina luteola genome contains a region encoding:
- a CDS encoding TetR/AcrR family transcriptional regulator has translation MQAKREVKSSVKDESLIEKRRKQIIDGAVQLFKEKGFHRATTREIAKAAGFSIGTLYEYIRTKEDVLYLVCDSIYNEVQSRLSTLMDQEGNVEGLRMAIDSYFHLIDDMSDEFVVMYQESKSLPKDALQYVLKKEMEMVALFKNLLQACVRSGELRIGEEEVDMAAHHVVVQGQMWAFRRWALRDTYTIEQFISTQTDQLFKGIVKNQ, from the coding sequence ATGCAAGCGAAACGCGAAGTGAAATCGTCGGTCAAAGATGAAAGCCTGATTGAAAAGAGGCGCAAGCAGATCATCGATGGAGCGGTCCAACTCTTCAAGGAAAAAGGATTCCACCGGGCGACGACGAGGGAGATCGCCAAAGCGGCGGGCTTCAGTATCGGCACACTCTATGAATACATCCGGACGAAGGAGGACGTCCTCTATCTCGTCTGCGACAGCATTTATAATGAAGTGCAGAGCCGCCTGTCTACATTGATGGACCAGGAAGGAAATGTCGAAGGGTTGCGGATGGCGATCGATTCGTATTTCCACCTGATTGACGATATGTCGGACGAATTCGTTGTCATGTACCAGGAATCGAAGTCATTGCCGAAGGATGCGCTTCAATACGTCCTGAAGAAAGAGATGGAAATGGTCGCCTTATTTAAGAACTTGCTGCAAGCATGCGTCCGATCAGGCGAACTGCGCATCGGTGAGGAAGAAGTCGATATGGCGGCTCACCACGTCGTCGTCCAAGGACAAATGTGGGCTTTCCGCAGATGGGCATTGCGCGACACCTACACCATCGAACAATTCATCAGCACTCAGACAGACCAACTATTCAAGGGAATCGTGAAGAACCAATAA
- a CDS encoding ECF transporter S component, with protein sequence MKLRKMTLTALFAALCAVGGFIKIPSGVGSLALDTVPALLAASFLPPIFVGAASMTGHLASAMYAGFPLGPFHILIAIEMMIILYVFARLHKAGRHVGKWVFFVIANGLLAPLPFYFLVSPAFFVGAVPAILVATAVNAVVAGVVMPALAKAADGRFGFVR encoded by the coding sequence ATGAAGCTTAGAAAAATGACGTTGACGGCATTATTCGCGGCTCTTTGCGCGGTCGGCGGGTTCATTAAAATCCCGTCCGGCGTCGGCTCTTTGGCCCTCGATACGGTACCGGCGTTGCTCGCGGCTTCATTTTTGCCGCCTATCTTTGTAGGAGCCGCCTCGATGACGGGCCATCTCGCGTCCGCGATGTACGCGGGTTTTCCGCTCGGTCCTTTCCACATCCTGATCGCGATTGAAATGATGATCATCCTTTATGTTTTTGCACGTCTACATAAGGCGGGACGGCATGTTGGGAAATGGGTTTTCTTTGTGATCGCGAACGGGTTGCTGGCGCCGTTGCCATTTTATTTCCTCGTATCGCCCGCGTTCTTTGTCGGAGCGGTGCCGGCGATTTTAGTGGCAACGGCTGTGAACGCAGTAGTGGCGGGGGTCGTCATGCCGGCTCTCGCTAAAGCTGCTGACGGCAGATTCGGGTTCGTCCGATGA
- a CDS encoding (Fe-S)-binding protein, with amino-acid sequence MDALLIVNWILFLAVVAYALALFTYLIRTRIQFIQLGRKEEFDSNVSRRLKEVWVNVFGQKKLLKDKKSGIIHVMFFYGFLLVQFGAIDLIWKGLKPGSHLPFGPIYGGFTFFQEIVVAVILVAVVWAFQRRYVEKLVRLKRGWKSGLVLIFIGTLMVSTLVSNGMNMIWQGHETTWTEPMASAIASVFSFMSPAAAAVVFFIAWWIHLLTLLTFLVYVPQSKHAHLIAGPVNTYMMRFDRRGKLAPIDFEALEEAEDEDDMPALGVGKITDFTQKQMIDFYACVECGRCTNMCPATGTGKMLSPMDLITKLRDNLTNTGALVTKKQPWVPTFAFGNTKGNQIALAAGLEGATMDDIYSPSLIGDVITEEEIWACTTCRNCEDQCPVMNEHVDKIIDLRRYLVMTEGKMDADAQRAMTNIERQGNPWGLNRKEKENWRDARPDLHIPTVKELKKADEEFEYLFWVGSMGAFDNRSQKIALAFAHLMNEAGVKFAILGNKEKNSGDTPRRLGNEFLFQELATSNIDEFEKAGVKKIVTIDPHAYNIFKNEYPDFGFKAEVVHHTEMLYDLVMQGKLKPVHEINETITFHDSCYLGRYNDVYDPPREILKAIPGVNLVEMKRNRQDGMCCGAGGGLMWMEEDTGHRVNVARTEQAMEVSPGIISSGCPYCLTMLSDGTKAIEVEDKVSTYDIAELLERSIFGGDFQPAVVEEEEPIMQ; translated from the coding sequence ATGGATGCTTTGCTAATAGTCAACTGGATCCTCTTCTTGGCGGTTGTGGCATATGCGCTCGCATTGTTCACCTATTTGATCAGGACGCGGATCCAATTCATACAGCTTGGGCGGAAGGAAGAGTTTGATAGCAATGTTTCACGCCGTCTGAAAGAAGTTTGGGTGAATGTTTTCGGGCAGAAAAAGCTATTGAAGGATAAGAAAAGTGGAATCATCCACGTCATGTTCTTCTATGGATTCCTGCTTGTCCAATTCGGGGCGATTGACCTCATTTGGAAAGGGCTGAAGCCTGGCTCGCATTTGCCGTTCGGACCGATTTACGGAGGATTCACGTTCTTCCAGGAAATCGTCGTAGCTGTCATTTTAGTGGCGGTCGTCTGGGCATTCCAACGCCGTTATGTTGAGAAGCTCGTCCGCTTGAAGCGCGGTTGGAAATCGGGGCTCGTCCTTATTTTCATCGGTACGCTTATGGTGTCAACGCTTGTATCAAACGGTATGAACATGATTTGGCAGGGCCATGAAACGACATGGACGGAGCCAATGGCATCTGCAATTGCAAGCGTTTTCAGCTTCATGAGTCCGGCAGCTGCTGCGGTCGTTTTCTTCATCGCATGGTGGATCCACTTGCTGACATTGCTCACATTCCTCGTCTACGTGCCGCAGTCTAAGCACGCGCACTTGATTGCAGGGCCAGTTAATACGTATATGATGCGTTTTGATCGCCGGGGCAAGCTTGCGCCGATCGATTTCGAAGCGCTTGAAGAAGCGGAAGACGAAGATGATATGCCTGCGCTCGGAGTTGGCAAGATTACTGATTTCACACAAAAACAGATGATCGACTTCTACGCGTGCGTCGAATGTGGACGCTGTACAAATATGTGTCCGGCGACCGGGACGGGCAAAATGCTGTCCCCGATGGATTTGATTACAAAACTGCGTGATAACCTGACGAATACAGGCGCGCTCGTTACGAAGAAACAACCGTGGGTGCCGACATTCGCATTCGGAAATACGAAGGGGAATCAAATCGCGCTTGCAGCCGGTTTGGAAGGCGCGACGATGGACGATATTTACAGCCCATCTCTTATCGGTGATGTCATTACCGAAGAGGAAATTTGGGCATGTACGACGTGCCGGAACTGTGAAGACCAATGTCCGGTCATGAACGAACACGTCGACAAAATCATCGACCTTCGCCGTTATCTCGTTATGACGGAAGGGAAGATGGACGCGGATGCACAGCGTGCGATGACGAATATCGAACGCCAAGGAAATCCGTGGGGACTTAACCGGAAAGAGAAGGAGAACTGGCGTGATGCCCGTCCGGATCTTCATATTCCGACTGTGAAGGAATTGAAGAAGGCGGACGAAGAGTTCGAATACCTCTTCTGGGTCGGCTCGATGGGTGCATTCGACAATCGTTCTCAGAAGATTGCACTAGCTTTCGCGCATCTCATGAACGAAGCGGGCGTCAAATTCGCAATCCTTGGGAATAAAGAGAAGAACTCCGGCGACACACCAAGGCGTTTGGGGAATGAATTTTTATTCCAGGAACTCGCAACTTCCAATATCGATGAATTTGAAAAAGCGGGCGTGAAGAAGATCGTCACAATCGACCCACATGCATACAATATCTTTAAGAATGAATATCCGGATTTCGGTTTCAAGGCGGAAGTCGTCCACCATACCGAAATGCTGTACGACCTTGTCATGCAAGGGAAATTGAAGCCGGTCCATGAAATCAATGAAACGATCACGTTCCATGATTCGTGCTACCTCGGCAGATACAACGACGTGTATGATCCACCGCGGGAAATCCTTAAGGCGATACCAGGCGTCAACCTTGTTGAAATGAAGCGGAACCGCCAGGACGGCATGTGCTGTGGAGCAGGCGGCGGACTCATGTGGATGGAAGAGGATACCGGCCACCGCGTCAACGTTGCACGTACGGAACAGGCGATGGAAGTGAGCCCGGGCATCATTTCTTCCGGATGTCCATACTGCTTGACGATGCTATCGGACGGAACGAAAGCGATTGAAGTGGAAGACAAAGTGAGCACGTATGACATCGCGGAATTGCTTGAGCGCTCCATTTTCGGAGGGGACTTCCAACCTGCTGTCGTCGAGGAAGAAGAACCGATTATGCAATAA
- a CDS encoding histidine phosphatase family protein: MASHHHLYLIRHLPTAGNLERKYIGWTDDPIVPVEEPVRTSIVPADGVVYGSDLVRARQTGALLMPDANYVADARLRECHFGEFEGKTYAELEKDKDYRSWIDDPYSFRPRGGESLEDVEKRVLESLFSLPNGAVAVTHGGPIRIALTRYSPVPRDFWSWQIPHGSVWRLEWSNHDEMKEGGRCTSLSEVPITGKGTM; this comes from the coding sequence ATGGCTAGCCATCATCATTTGTATTTGATCCGGCATTTGCCGACTGCGGGAAACCTCGAACGTAAATATATCGGGTGGACAGATGATCCGATTGTGCCGGTGGAGGAACCGGTTCGGACATCTATCGTGCCTGCGGATGGGGTCGTCTATGGGAGTGATCTCGTAAGGGCGAGGCAAACTGGGGCACTCTTGATGCCCGATGCAAACTATGTAGCGGATGCAAGATTACGTGAATGCCATTTCGGTGAGTTTGAAGGGAAAACGTATGCTGAGCTCGAAAAGGATAAGGACTACCGGAGTTGGATTGATGATCCGTATTCGTTTAGGCCGCGTGGCGGGGAAAGTTTAGAGGACGTAGAGAAACGCGTGCTGGAATCATTGTTTTCATTGCCGAATGGCGCCGTTGCTGTCACGCATGGCGGACCGATCCGCATCGCGCTCACCCGATATTCGCCGGTACCGCGGGATTTCTGGTCATGGCAAATTCCGCATGGCTCGGTGTGGAGGCTCGAATGGAGCAATCACGACGAAATGAAGGAGGGCGGACGATGCACGTCTTTATCGGAGGTGCCTATAACGGGAAAAGGGACTATGTAA
- a CDS encoding 3-hydroxybutyryl-CoA dehydrogenase → MEIKKVMVIGAGQMGGGIAQVCAQAGFDVTLNDIKEEFYEKGLAFIAKNLSRNVEKGRMTEDEKTAVLGRITKSLDLQDAQDVDIVIEAAVENMEIKKSIFAKLDGITPQHTILATNTSSLPITEIAAATKRPENVIGMHFMNPVPVMKLVEIIRGLATSDEVYQAVEDMTSKLAKTPVEVNDFPGFVANRVLMPMINEAIYTLYEGVASKEAIDEVMKLGMNHPMGPLQLADFIGLDTCLYIMETLHEGFGDSKYRPCPLLRKYVNAGWLGKKSGRGFYEYS, encoded by the coding sequence ATGGAAATCAAAAAAGTGATGGTCATCGGAGCCGGACAAATGGGCGGCGGCATCGCCCAAGTGTGTGCGCAAGCTGGCTTCGACGTGACATTAAATGATATTAAAGAGGAGTTCTACGAAAAGGGGCTTGCGTTCATTGCGAAAAATCTTTCCCGCAATGTTGAGAAAGGCCGCATGACGGAAGATGAAAAAACGGCAGTCCTCGGGCGCATTACGAAATCGCTCGATCTGCAAGATGCGCAAGACGTTGACATTGTTATCGAAGCGGCAGTCGAAAACATGGAGATCAAGAAATCGATCTTCGCGAAATTGGATGGTATCACACCGCAGCATACGATCCTTGCGACCAATACATCATCCCTTCCGATCACGGAAATCGCGGCGGCGACAAAACGTCCGGAAAATGTCATCGGCATGCACTTCATGAATCCGGTACCCGTTATGAAACTCGTCGAAATCATCCGCGGACTTGCGACTTCAGACGAAGTGTATCAAGCGGTCGAGGACATGACGAGCAAACTAGCGAAGACACCGGTCGAAGTGAACGACTTCCCTGGATTTGTCGCAAACCGCGTCCTTATGCCGATGATCAACGAAGCGATCTATACGCTCTATGAAGGCGTCGCCTCGAAGGAAGCGATCGACGAAGTGATGAAGCTCGGTATGAATCACCCGATGGGACCATTGCAACTCGCGGATTTCATCGGTCTCGACACATGCCTGTACATCATGGAAACGCTCCACGAAGGCTTCGGTGACTCGAAATACCGTCCTTGCCCATTGCTCCGGAAGTATGTCAACGCCGGCTGGCTCGGAAAGAAATCCGGCCGCGGGTTCTATGAATATTCATGA
- a CDS encoding acyl-CoA dehydrogenase: MNLTFSEEQQMMRTMVRDFAKSEIEPFIPRMEAGEFPREILAKMGELGLMGITVPEKYGGSEMDFVSYIIAIHELSKVSAVMGVILSVHTSVGTNPIMYFGNEEQKDRYLPKMASGEYLGAFCLTEAGAGSDAGSLKTKAVNKGDHYVLNGSKMFITNGGEADVYIVFASTDPSQGTYGITGFIVDKDTPGLIIGKDEEKMGLHGSRTVQLTFEDMKVPAENRLGEEGEGFKIAMANLDVGRIGIAAQALGIGEAALEAATAYAKERVQFGKPIAANQGVGFKLADMATASEAARLLVYRAAQLRAEGKPCGREASMAKLFASQTAMDNAIEAVQIFGGYGYTEDYPVERYFRDAKVTQIYEGTSEIQRIVISKHLTK, translated from the coding sequence ATGAATTTAACATTCAGCGAAGAACAGCAGATGATGCGCACGATGGTGAGGGACTTTGCGAAGTCGGAAATCGAGCCGTTCATTCCACGGATGGAAGCGGGGGAGTTTCCGCGTGAGATCCTTGCGAAAATGGGCGAGCTCGGCCTGATGGGCATCACCGTCCCTGAGAAATATGGCGGTTCTGAGATGGACTTCGTTTCCTATATCATCGCCATCCACGAGCTGTCGAAAGTGAGCGCGGTCATGGGTGTCATCCTTTCCGTCCACACATCCGTCGGCACGAACCCAATCATGTATTTCGGGAATGAAGAGCAGAAAGACCGCTACTTGCCGAAAATGGCGTCAGGCGAATATTTGGGCGCCTTCTGCCTCACGGAAGCCGGCGCCGGTTCCGACGCTGGATCGCTGAAGACAAAAGCCGTAAACAAAGGCGATCATTACGTACTGAATGGCTCGAAGATGTTCATAACCAACGGCGGGGAGGCGGACGTCTATATCGTCTTCGCATCGACCGATCCGTCGCAAGGGACATACGGCATAACGGGCTTCATTGTCGATAAAGACACACCAGGGCTCATCATTGGAAAAGATGAGGAAAAGATGGGTCTTCACGGATCGCGAACGGTTCAGCTCACTTTTGAAGATATGAAGGTGCCCGCGGAAAACCGCCTTGGCGAAGAAGGGGAAGGCTTCAAAATTGCAATGGCGAATCTCGACGTCGGCCGGATCGGCATTGCAGCGCAAGCACTCGGAATCGGCGAAGCGGCACTCGAAGCGGCAACCGCATATGCCAAGGAACGCGTGCAATTCGGGAAGCCGATCGCTGCAAACCAAGGCGTCGGCTTCAAGCTAGCCGATATGGCGACAGCTTCCGAAGCGGCAAGGCTCCTCGTCTACCGTGCAGCTCAGCTTCGCGCGGAAGGCAAACCATGCGGAAGAGAGGCATCAATGGCGAAACTGTTCGCCTCGCAAACCGCAATGGACAACGCAATCGAAGCGGTCCAAATCTTCGGCGGCTATGGCTACACCGAAGACTACCCGGTCGAGCGCTATTTCCGCGACGCCAAAGTAACCCAAATCTACGAAGGCACAAGCGAAATCCAACGCATCGTCATCAGCAAACACCTCACAAAGTAA
- a CDS encoding acetyl-CoA C-acetyltransferase → MGRTVILDGARTPFGRFGGALSTKTASDLGGIAIKEALKRSDVKEEEVDEVIIGTVLQAGQGQIPSRQAAVKAGLPWSVKTETVNKVCASGMRSVTLGDQLIRLGDEEVIVAGGMESMSNAPYYLPKGRFGLKMGDAPLVDGMIYDGLSCSFSPDRVHMGTYGNKTAGEFSLTREMQDEWSLRSHERANSAIDEGKFAEEIAAVEIPQRKGDPVVVDTDEAPRRDTSLESLAKLRPAFGKDGTITAGNAPGVNDGACALVLMNEERALKEGKRPLATILGHAEVAIEPENFPQTPGLVINELLKKTGKELKDIDLFEINEAFAAVALASSQIAGLDPEKVNVNGGAVALGHPIGASGARIILTLAYELKRRGGGIGIAAICSGGGQGDAIMIEVAGE, encoded by the coding sequence ATGGGCAGAACAGTCATCTTGGACGGGGCACGGACACCGTTTGGAAGGTTTGGCGGTGCTTTATCCACGAAAACAGCAAGCGATCTAGGTGGAATCGCGATTAAGGAAGCGTTGAAGCGATCGGATGTGAAGGAAGAGGAAGTCGATGAAGTGATCATTGGGACGGTGCTTCAGGCGGGACAGGGGCAAATTCCTTCGAGACAGGCAGCGGTGAAAGCGGGGCTTCCGTGGTCAGTGAAAACTGAAACGGTCAATAAAGTATGTGCATCCGGCATGCGGAGCGTCACGCTCGGCGACCAGCTCATTAGACTCGGGGACGAGGAAGTCATCGTTGCGGGCGGCATGGAATCGATGTCGAACGCGCCGTACTATTTGCCGAAAGGGCGATTCGGCTTGAAGATGGGCGATGCGCCATTAGTGGACGGCATGATCTACGACGGCCTGTCCTGTTCATTCTCACCGGACCGCGTTCATATGGGTACGTACGGGAATAAAACGGCTGGCGAGTTTTCATTGACACGTGAAATGCAGGACGAATGGTCACTGCGTAGCCATGAGCGGGCGAATTCCGCAATTGACGAAGGGAAATTCGCCGAGGAGATTGCCGCAGTGGAAATCCCTCAGCGGAAAGGCGATCCGGTCGTAGTTGACACCGACGAAGCGCCGCGTCGCGATACATCGCTTGAATCGCTTGCGAAACTGCGGCCTGCTTTCGGAAAAGACGGCACGATTACGGCAGGGAATGCGCCGGGCGTCAATGACGGTGCATGCGCGCTTGTGCTCATGAATGAAGAACGTGCGTTGAAGGAAGGGAAGCGTCCTCTCGCGACAATTCTCGGTCACGCCGAAGTCGCCATCGAGCCTGAAAACTTCCCGCAAACGCCGGGCCTAGTCATTAATGAGTTACTGAAAAAGACTGGAAAAGAATTGAAGGATATTGATCTATTTGAAATAAACGAGGCATTCGCGGCAGTTGCGCTTGCAAGCTCACAAATCGCTGGGCTCGACCCTGAAAAAGTGAACGTCAACGGCGGAGCAGTCGCACTCGGACATCCAATCGGCGCAAGCGGGGCACGGATCATTCTGACGCTTGCGTATGAACTGAAACGTCGTGGCGGCGGCATCGGTATTGCAGCAATCTGCTCAGGCGGTGGGCAAGGCGACGCGATTATGATTGAAGTTGCGGGAGAATGA
- a CDS encoding cob(I)yrinic acid a,c-diamide adenosyltransferase: MKIYTKTGDTGKTSLIGGRVDKDSLRVEAYGSMDELNSFIGKAMTELDSTKFADLLTDLEAIQNELFDGGGDLANVMKERHYKLSEEPIEVLEKRIDDLMEEAPPLEKFILPGGSPAAATLHIARTVTRRAERLTVTLMKAEEDVPATVQKYLNRLSDYLFVAARIVNARLGVPDNEYVRSAKVFRTDKKKED; the protein is encoded by the coding sequence ATGAAAATCTATACGAAAACCGGGGATACAGGAAAAACAAGCCTGATCGGAGGGCGGGTCGACAAGGACAGCCTCCGTGTTGAAGCATACGGGTCAATGGATGAATTGAACTCGTTCATCGGCAAGGCGATGACGGAGTTGGACAGCACGAAGTTTGCGGACCTGCTTACGGATTTGGAAGCGATTCAGAATGAATTATTCGATGGCGGCGGCGATTTGGCGAACGTCATGAAAGAGCGCCATTATAAATTGTCCGAAGAGCCGATCGAAGTGCTGGAGAAGCGGATTGACGACTTGATGGAAGAAGCACCGCCACTTGAGAAATTCATTTTGCCGGGCGGATCGCCTGCTGCTGCGACGTTGCATATCGCTAGGACGGTAACGCGCCGGGCGGAACGATTGACGGTGACGTTGATGAAGGCGGAGGAAGATGTACCGGCAACAGTGCAAAAATACTTGAACCGCCTATCGGACTATCTTTTCGTCGCGGCACGTATCGTCAATGCGCGTCTCGGTGTTCCTGACAATGAATACGTGCGCAGTGCGAAAGTGTTCCGGACGGATAAAAAGAAAGAGGACTGA
- a CDS encoding bifunctional adenosylcobinamide kinase/adenosylcobinamide-phosphate guanylyltransferase produces the protein MHVFIGGAYNGKRDYVIGLLTDVPHHWVDCSAGELEIPSGSKVVIDRIEHWLAQTQLPEADAVELILNEIEGKDVIFILTDIGRGIVPMDAEQRKLRDACGRLYQRFIAEADEVTRIWYGLAQTLKKRGEIK, from the coding sequence ATGCACGTCTTTATCGGAGGTGCCTATAACGGGAAAAGGGACTATGTAATAGGGCTGCTCACTGATGTTCCGCATCATTGGGTGGATTGTTCCGCCGGAGAATTGGAGATCCCGTCCGGAAGTAAGGTCGTTATTGACCGTATCGAACATTGGCTAGCGCAGACGCAACTGCCTGAAGCGGATGCAGTGGAATTGATTCTGAATGAAATCGAAGGCAAGGACGTCATTTTCATCCTGACCGATATCGGACGGGGAATCGTACCGATGGATGCTGAACAGCGGAAGCTGCGCGACGCATGCGGAAGACTGTATCAGCGATTTATTGCGGAAGCGGATGAAGTGACGAGGATTTGGTATGGACTTGCACAAACATTGAAGAAAAGGGGAGAAATCAAATGA
- the cobS gene encoding adenosylcobinamide-GDP ribazoletransferase: MNGFMLAVQFFTSIPIRKELPMERKDVTGMYVALPFVGGLIGLAMYGVLVLLTDVIGTGSLLAAVFVIVAGIALTGGLHMDGFADTGDAFFSYRDRVKRLEILDDPRIGAFGAMSLILLIVVKIALFQELFHRNDGLLPYFIAIPLLARAGMNVYFSSTRLAKEKGIAHFFKGKLSVGKLMVGSVIMAVAMTAVLGIVLHSIIVPVVLLGVLCGSAILFRTWSLKHFGGVSGDLCGAFIEGTEALLWLAIIICI, translated from the coding sequence AGTTTTTCACCTCTATCCCGATCCGCAAAGAACTGCCGATGGAACGGAAAGACGTGACGGGAATGTATGTCGCGCTGCCGTTTGTCGGGGGGCTAATTGGGCTCGCAATGTATGGCGTGTTGGTCTTGTTAACGGACGTCATCGGCACGGGTTCGCTGCTCGCCGCGGTTTTCGTTATTGTGGCAGGCATTGCACTGACAGGCGGCCTCCATATGGATGGATTCGCGGACACGGGAGATGCGTTTTTTTCGTATCGCGATCGTGTTAAGCGGCTTGAAATATTGGACGACCCGCGTATAGGCGCGTTTGGGGCAATGTCGCTCATTTTGTTGATCGTTGTGAAAATCGCTTTGTTTCAAGAGTTATTTCATCGCAACGACGGGCTGCTGCCGTATTTCATTGCCATCCCGTTACTCGCGCGTGCAGGAATGAACGTCTATTTTTCATCGACGCGCCTTGCGAAGGAGAAAGGTATCGCCCATTTCTTCAAAGGGAAGCTGTCGGTAGGAAAGTTAATGGTAGGGTCGGTTATTATGGCGGTTGCCATGACCGCAGTGCTTGGCATTGTCCTTCATTCCATCATCGTGCCAGTCGTGCTCCTAGGTGTTTTATGTGGATCGGCAATCCTTTTTAGAACTTGGTCATTGAAGCATTTCGGTGGCGTCTCGGGTGATTTATGCGGGGCGTTCATCGAAGGGACGGAGGCGTTGCTATGGCTAGCCATCATCATTTGTATTTGA
- a CDS encoding acyl-CoA dehydrogenase produces the protein MDFRLSEEHEMIRKMVRDFAEKDVAPTAAERDEEERFDMDIWNKMAELGLTGIPWPEEYGGIGSDYLAYCIAVEELSRVCASTGVTLSAHTSLAGWPVYKFGTEEQKQKYLRPMAEGTKIGAYGLTEPGSGSDAGGMRTTAKLDGDDYVLNGSKIFITNGGIADIYIVFAVTDPESKHKGTSAFIVEKDFPGFSVGKKEKKLGIRSSPTTEIMFDNCHVPKENMLGAEGEGFIIAMKTLDGGRNGIAAQAVGIAQGALDAAVDYAKERVQFGKPIAANQGVGFKLADMATATEASRLLTYQAAWLESNDLSYGKASAMAKLMAGDTAMKVTTEAVQVYGGYGYTKDYPVERFMRDAKITQIYEGTQEIQRLVISRMLTK, from the coding sequence ATGGATTTTAGATTATCGGAAGAGCATGAGATGATTCGGAAAATGGTGCGTGATTTTGCGGAGAAGGATGTTGCGCCGACCGCTGCGGAGCGCGATGAGGAAGAGCGCTTTGATATGGACATCTGGAATAAGATGGCAGAACTCGGATTGACGGGTATCCCTTGGCCGGAAGAATACGGCGGCATCGGCAGCGACTATCTTGCGTATTGCATCGCTGTTGAGGAATTATCACGCGTATGTGCTTCAACTGGAGTGACATTATCCGCGCATACATCGCTTGCAGGATGGCCGGTCTACAAATTCGGTACGGAGGAGCAGAAGCAGAAGTACCTTCGTCCGATGGCGGAAGGAACGAAAATCGGTGCATACGGCTTGACTGAGCCGGGCTCAGGATCCGACGCTGGCGGCATGCGCACGACTGCGAAGCTTGATGGCGACGACTATGTTCTGAACGGCTCGAAGATCTTCATTACAAACGGCGGAATTGCGGACATTTACATCGTATTCGCAGTTACCGATCCGGAATCGAAGCATAAAGGTACGAGCGCATTCATCGTCGAGAAGGACTTCCCAGGCTTCTCAGTCGGGAAGAAAGAGAAGAAACTCGGCATCCGTTCGTCTCCAACGACGGAAATCATGTTTGACAACTGCCATGTGCCAAAGGAGAACATGTTAGGCGCGGAAGGTGAAGGTTTTATTATCGCAATGAAGACATTGGATGGCGGCCGTAACGGGATTGCTGCGCAAGCGGTCGGCATTGCCCAAGGTGCGCTTGATGCGGCGGTCGATTATGCGAAAGAACGCGTTCAGTTCGGCAAGCCGATCGCGGCGAACCAAGGTGTCGGCTTCAAACTTGCGGACATGGCGACGGCGACGGAAGCTTCCCGCTTACTCACATACCAAGCTGCTTGGCTCGAGTCGAACGACTTATCGTATGGAAAAGCATCCGCGATGGCGAAACTGATGGCAGGGGATACGGCGATGAAAGTGACGACGGAAGCGGTTCAAGTGTATGGCGGATACGGCTATACGAAGGATTATCCGGTCGAGCGATTCATGCGTGACGCGAAGATTACCCAAATCTACGAAGGAACGCAGGAAATCCAACGCCTCGTCATCTCCCGCATGCTCACAAAATAA